In the Ovis aries strain OAR_USU_Benz2616 breed Rambouillet chromosome 18, ARS-UI_Ramb_v3.0, whole genome shotgun sequence genome, AGGAAAAAAAACTGACTGCAAATCACGTCAGTGTAGGACAAGATTCTGAAAACACATAAGGGCTGGTTATTAAGGATTTACCTCCTCtaaaaaaaatggatttttaaccTTTGCTGACAAGATACTGTCTGTGTATTTTGATTATCCTTGTGAATCTGGATCTAACAGCAGAAACAATGTCTGTTAAAATATTGTCTTGGAATAGAGAtaataaatgaggaaatggaaTGTTTGCATccctttgaaaaaaagaaaatcatatcaAAACGATGTTGTTTCAGGAGACTTTGTATTTGGAATATTCATGTTAAACTTGTGAGCAAGCTTTCATTTTGATCAAACTGATCATCTTCATTTTTGTAATAAAACTGAAGACTCATCCAATAATTGTTATGGATTTATTGGGGGGGAATCccttaaatttatatttaccatGCTTAGtggttttattattaaatttatattcacCATGATTCTGAAGTATATGTCTCTTGAATTCAGCTATTATCTTCTTGACAATTTAAATTTTGTGGCCTTTTGCTTCTTCTCAATCTCTATGCTTTTGCCTGCCttatacagaaaaatttaaatattttaagatgagTGTCTCTGGCAAGGCTGTCCAGACAGATTTACTGTTACTCCCTTGGTTTGGTGAACTCTTAGTACTGGTTAACCTCATCAgaacattaatatatttataccACACAAATCAAGAcattgaatacatttttattgagcCTTTTAGTTTACAACATGAGGTAAAAGGCAAATCAGTTCTCTTTAAGTGATATTTTACACAActgtagtaaaatattttaaagttcaaGGGTTTATAATGGATTACATTTCTTAAAAGTTGCGGGATCAAGTAAACATATTCTAACTTGAATTTTCCAGTTGACTCTTCGCTTAACAATAGTAACCAGCTCTAACTAGATACATGAGTTTCTTCACGGCCATGTTTTATTGTTGAtggtttcttccatttcagtcaaTATCCACTAATTCCACTTCAAAAATAAGTTTTGCATTTGGTGGAATTCTGTTGAAGAAGTTAAGGTAAATTTGATAAAAGTTGCCTCTTTCCTCACTCCCAATAACCTTTGtctaaaattagaattttagatATTGGTAATTAACTGCACAGGGAGGGCTTTACAGTTGACTCAGGAGCTAGTACATACAAACCAAGAGGTTCCTAAAACTATTTTTGAATGGAGGTCAAAACCTGACAATATAGGTTGACTAAATAAACTGAGCTTAAACTAGGATCTTCCTGCGTCACTAGGTACTCCCAGGTTAGCCACTACTTTATCAAGACTGCTACTCAGTACCTCCCATCCAACCCCAAAAAGTGATTTCAGTTTAGCTGGGTGTGTAAGTTATATTAAAGTTCACATGAGGTACAGTACCTGATAGTTGCTGTGAATTTTCAGATGTTGAGTTTGGAGAAGAGTGATTTTTATCTGACTGATCTTGAGATACTTCACATGAGACTGTAGGAGCTGCAGCTGGCCATGGGATTTGGCTAGCTGCAGCTGGCCAGGGTGAGAAGGCTATTGTATTCCCAAGTAACTATATTAATAACTGATAAGACTAAAAAGGACTTCAAATTCCCTCCTCCCCTAAACTTATTCTAACTGGTCTAACTAGTCCATTGGAAATGGAACCAACAACTAAACTACCGTCCCACTGAGCTACTGGGTTCTTCTGCTTGTAACAGATTGGAATCATGGCTCTTCTCTTTTATTAATGTTCACACTGATGTTGGACCCATGGTCTCCTTCATTTCACAACTGGTAATCCCCAACATGTGTTCCATTCCTAAGCTTTGAGAACCCAATTCAATTGCCTGAAATTATACAGTAGCATAAAATCACCATGAGTCATATTTGAATCCTACAGTGTGCTACAGTTGTTTGTATTGAGCATCTTACTCCTTGAAATTTTTCAAACATTAATAGTAGCTTTTCAAAGATAGACACTTAAATCTCAGTTTAGGTCTTGAAAATTAAGAGCTTAaataggaaggggaaaaaaaaaaaagattctagcTCAAGTTAGAATCCCTGTAACAGCAGAAAACGCTGTCTATATTGGAGGTGTGTTGACACAGGAGCATCTAAATATCAGAAGACTGGTCTGGACATTTTCTCTCTTCTAGAGGTTAATAACCTAGATAGCATCATGCATGCCTTTAAGTGATCTtcaactgttttttcttttaattaccaAGGGAAAAAGGATACTTGGCATCAGGCTGTCCTTTCTTTCCATAAGCCCATTCTGGTTCAATCTCCAGTCgagccttttctcctttactcatAGTCAAGAGTGCTTCATCCCACTAAAGGCAAGAACATCAAATTAAAACTAATGATACCtcacaaaaaaatacatgcaaaacCAGAAGAAAGGCAAGATTACATACAAAGCATTCTGTTACAGGACTTCATTATGTCCTAAGGTAATGTCCTTGAGTGAGTCCCTAAATCtttgtccttcattgtctcaatgggagaaaaaaattttaaggacatATTAAACAGTTTTTTAGTACAAATACTTGAAGTCTTGAAAATGACATAATGTCATTTTGTACAAATTTGGATCTTAGGCCAAATTACCAAAAACAAATCAACATAATGGATATAGAATGTATTAACTTATATATACTCTGTTGAAATGTAACAGTTATATAGGCTCAGATGATACAGATTTGTCACATAAATTAAGAATTTAGTTGAATAGAACAAACTTACCAGTAAGCACATTagtcatagaaatagaaaaatagctCAACTTGATCTATCAACTTGGTATAATCAGGTAGTAAATAGTGATTTTTCAACTAAACCTTTAGTTTCAAGATGTTGTACAATCTATTTTGGGCTCTGGATAAGACTGAATAGTATTTTAGGTCTTAACCGCAGTACAGAACACCACATTGAGGGTTCTCGTGACTGCACTTAGATAGGCATTTTTGTTATTAATGTTCTTAATACAAAGAATTTAGAACAATAAGCAGGCCCTAACATGACAGCCTGATTCAGTTGAGGAGGATGATCATCAGCTCTGCTTTTTCATCTCCTTTTGTGCACTGCAATGATCAGTATAGCTCAAGCctaactttcctttttctcagtttccttctgtTACCTCTCACACGTAAGGGTGGGTAAAGGCATGCTTAtattagaaagatttttttttttggtgtttgagCAAATTGTGAGAGGTGAGAAGGCTACAGGAAAGACTCCTAAAGCTTCTGTCAGTACTTCAGTGGATCAGGTATTTTACCTTTCTGAATCATGTATAAGTGGTACAATAGATATGTAACATTTTATAGGAATCATACAGACAGATTTAGAAAACCAAACTTACTTGTCAGTAATTCTGACAATtacttcatgaaagaaaaaaggggTAAGCATGTAAGGAAATAATATTTGAGTTTATACTATATTACATGCTTTAAGTTATACCCATTTAATGTTTCAACAACCTTGTGGTAGGCTGTACTGTTTGAAACCCAGAGAACTTAACTTGTGCCAGCTCAGTTAGCAgtgacagtgaagtgaaagtcgctcagtcacgtccgactctgcgaccccatggactacacagtccatggacttctctaggcaTGGTAGGCTGTACTGTATGAAACCCAGAGAACTTAATTTGTGCCAGATCAGTTAGCAAtgccagtgaagtgaaagtcactcagttgtgtctgactctgcgatcccatggactacccAGTccgtggaattatccaggcatgaatattggagtgggtagctgttccgttctccagaggatcttcccaacctagggactgaacgcaggtctcccacgttgtctccaggggaatcttcccaacctagggattgaacgcaggtctcccacgttgcagacggattctttaccagctgagccaccagggaagcccttgatatgAAACCCcaaagtttgtttttattgtttccccaAACCTAATTCATTATGTCATGCCACAGGCAGCATGGGCCAGAATATATACTGGCTCATGGCCAGTTCTACTTACCCCTCTGATAACTTTGCCTATCCCAACCTTAAAACTTAAAGGCttggcatttttcttcttctttgaacCTGTAAGACAGATTTTCCTTATAATTAATGATGAAATTAAGTTCCAGTTGAAAAACAGTGATTTAAGTCTTCAAATTGATTTCAGAACTTATCTTGCTAtgcatctgaaaataaaaattcaaaaagccAAATAATTCATCAAGAAAATTTTGGATGTAAAAATAATTATGGTCtaaaggagggagagggaaaggaccTATATTATACCATTAAAATAACACTATTCTGCCTTTTATATTAGAATACAAATGCCCGAATTTGAGGCATTAATAAAGATTAGACTAAGCTTTATTTTTTGCTCTGCAATGACCAAAAGGTCTTTATTTACATGCAGCCAACATGTAGTGAAGTGAAAACCTCTTACTAGTATTAATAAGTCACAAATGCAAAAGACTTCTGGAAAAAAAGtgacagccagaaaaaaaaggtACTGCCAACACAAATGCTTTGCATGCCTTACAGCCAAAATGATCAGGTTACATTTAGACTTACTCATTTGAATTTCAGACTTACTCGTTTGAATATTAGTATCAAAAACAGTCCCGTCTTGTAGTGTTCCTGTATACCAGCAGTGAACAACATCTCCCTTTTTGGGAAAGttggttttatctccttttttaagaacagattttgtatattttggtggaccctagaaacaaaaaaaacaaaacacagttgtTAACTCATGTCCTTTTTTTAGCAGGAGGACAAAGAGAATACTTAACACGGCCAACTGTGACCTAAGTCCAGTCAGAGTTTCACAGATTGGGTAACAAACTATTTTGCCTCTGACTGACCTCTCAAGCTAAAAAATTCACTATCTCATTTTAAGGCTGTGATGAGAATATTAGTAACTGTTCAGCTGcacagtcgtgcccgactctgcgaccccatggactgcagcacaccaagcttccctgttcctatatcccagagtttgctcaaactcatgtccattgagccgatgatgccatccaacctcatTCTCTGTTACCCCATAACTAGCATATCTGTAATTTCAAAAAACTTCCAGCTTCTCTGGAAACCAGTGTTCTTTTGATAAGATTAATTATGCATCAAACAATAAAGTGAACTAGTTATTCCCAAGGTCTGAAATATTACAGGGACGTCACTGGCAGTCCAGcatttaagactccatgcttccactgcagggggcgtggattcaatccctgggtcagaaagatcccctggagaaggaagtggtaactggctccagtattcttgcctgggaaaacccatgggcaggagcctggcgggctacagtgcatggggttgcaaagagtcagacatgacttagcaactaaacaacaacaaaaagcttttAGACAAGGTTCTTTGCATTAAGATAAATAAAAGGTAGAGATAAATATAGACATCATGTGCTACGGGAACTTCTGACTTACATAAACAGTGAAGTCTGGGATGGTAAAAACTTCAGAGAAAGTGATGAGCCCAAGACCTGGGCCTTGAAGGGGACACAGAACTGACAAACAGAAGAAATTGAGAGAAGAAATACACTaagcaagaaataaaagtatGGACAGTTTACTGACAATGAACAGACATTCGTGACTGAAAGTAGTAAAtatggggctgggcaggggccaGACATTGGACAGTTTTGTAGGCCAGAGATGCAATCCAATAGAAATAAGAGAGTCACAAATGTAATCTTAAGTTGTCTAGTCACCACATTaatatttcaacatgtaatcaatattaaagtattgaaatattttacattctttttaaaaaatcatactaagctttgaaatttcatattttatactGAAGGCACACTTCAATTCAGAGTGGCCACAAAGTGCTCAGCAGCCGCATGTGGCTAATGACTGTTCTGGACAATGCAGTTCTACACAGTATGGAATTACTGAAGATTCTTGAGCAGGGTGAAGtttgcaaaatattttagaaagcttATTAGAATAGCTATTTGGAGCTGAATGATGAAGAAAGAGACTGAAGGCAGATTACTGACTTTTTCCACACTCCAGGTCTGAGGCCATGGAGTCCCTGAGAATCAGAAAGGAATGGATGAGGATATGAGAGAGATCTTTGAGAGCCTTAGATCTGAGGGAGacataaggaaaagaaaaccaattCAGAGAGCTTTTAAGCTGGGAAGAAGAGAAGAGTTACAATTATTAGTGTGTATGTTGATATTTTGGTAAAAGAGAACAAAGGGGGATATAATGAGAAAGGAATCAGACAGTTGAGAATTTGTGTGAAAATGTCAAGAAGTTTATGTGGGCAATGGATGGGGGATTGAGCAAGGGATAGTATAAAAGTTGCTGAGTAGCAATGAAACTAGAAAACATGCTtagctgattttaagaatttataCAAAGCCCAGTAAAAGGTTTTATAATTCTATTTCTTCACAAAGCTTGCTCTGCAGTCCCAAAGCATGAAGAGAAAGCAGACAGCAGGGACCAGCACAATACTGGCCCAGAGGTTATGGACCCCAGGCACCAGGATGACAATGAGAGTACATGAGAAACAGAGCTCAGGCTGACcagttaaatgaaatgaaaagagggCTTGAGGAAAAGGATATAGTTTAGGAGTCTCACAAGATCTCTCTAAACTGTCTCCAACCCTTACAACTTTTACTTTTAACTCAATCCCTTGATATATTATCTGCCACCTCATACCTCCCTcactctaattttctggaagataaTCTACATTGCCAATTGCTTTTGTAACCCTTCTAGTAATTATTACACTTCTGTTTACCTTAGTAGCTGCAAAAATTTTGCCCAGTATATAAAACGTTTTATCAAATTACTATTGTCACTGATACTAACACTGCTAGGAATGAGTGAGCTTAGTTACTAGCAAGATATTATCAAAAGTGGCAAAATTTAGCTCTACTGAAGCTTTCCTAAGAGCTGTCCTTAGCTCTAGAAAGGCTGTCCATTTGCAGAAAGAGTTTTATCTGGTTCTTCCAACCTtgttacaaaaatgtaaaacctgggttgggaaagatgaGGCAGATAAACCCACATCCCGTAGTGAGGCTTGAATTAATTACTTCCATTGCCAAGGACATCATGTACAGTAGAAAAAggctaaaaataatcaaaaggaaGTTTCTTTCACTCAGTCCAACTTGGCTATAGAATAGGATCTTAAAATAGCTCTGAAAGCTCAGAACTTCTGGCTAGACACAGAGGCAATGTAAAATACAAAGTTAGAGGTATTTCACAGGGAAGGCTTACTAACTGTAAACCATTGGTtcttagggttttttttcttactgagtacaccaaaggaagaaaacacaTTCCTAATCAGTATTTGGCTCACGGAAAGTGGCCATATTCAACCCCATCTTATTATGAGAAACCAGTGCTGTAAAGCAAATACTTTCTCTCATTTACCTGAGAAATAAAGTAAGAATACATTATATACAAACCTCATCCAGAGTCTCTTCAGACTTGGTTTCTTTGGGTTTATCTTCATTAAGCTTCACATTTTTCACCTGCTCAGACACTTTACTTATACTTTCAGTACCCTTGAAACGCTGTAAGGAAAATGATCTCATGTTTATCAGATTCATtctggttaaaaacaaaactcttacGGAAAGCATTTTAATCAACAGCCTATGTATCTCAAACTATCTCACAAAAATTCTGAAATGAGACCCATACCCTTTAGAAAGACCAACTCAGACTCACAGATATGAAAACTGTTCAAttaattcttttgtgtgtgtgtgtgtgtgaaaggtgGTCATTTCATAGTTAACATACATCAGGAAGAATTTCTTGAAATCTGCTTTTTTAAAGGCTCAgcctagaagtgaagtgaagtcgcgtcgctcagtcatgtctgactctttgcaaccccatggactgtaacctaccaagctcctctgtccatgggattttccaggcaatagtactgtagtggactgccatttccttctccaaggtatcttcccaatccagggactgaacccgggtctccagcattgtagacagacgctttaccatctgagccaccagggcagcccaaagGCTCAGCCTAGATCTaactttaaattaattaatgaaatgcAGCTGATTTTAGATTTATAACTTTTCAGCATCCTCAAGAATTTGCTGACTTAatttaagctttatttttaaaaactctgttcTCATTCAAAATATCAAAACATCCCGCCATATGGCACATTAGCCATGCTAAATTTGACAATCCATTTATGATTATAGTTAAGAAAAAGTGCAAGTGGAAAAACATCAACATAATCTGCAAGTAAATGCATTTAAAACTTCTTTTGGGAATAAAATATCTAAAGTGATATGATGATAAGTACTCACCTTACTTTCAAAAAGATGGTTATAGGCTGTAACCAAATGGTCCTTATTAGCTGTCTTGGCCACATTTTTAATGTTACCTAGTAATTTATGTTCTGCAagaaactgtaaagaaaaaattttggTTAGTCAAAATAATTTCCCTCATGTAAGAGAGGGTGTAAAACTAGAAAATGAACTTTTATGTTAGCAATTATGAAGCAAGTATGTTTTCAATCATACTAATGATagatgaaacattttattttatactgtgtgtgcatgtgttaatCACTCGCTCTGTcaagtccaactctctgcaaccctatggactgtagcatgccagactcttctatccacggaattctccaggcaagaatactggagtgggttgtcattacccttctcgaggggatcttccccaacccagggatcaaacccatgtctcctgcatttcaagtggattctttaccatctgagctatcagggaagcccagtgataaaCGAAACATCATATTTTACACTCTACTTCAGAACAAAAACAAGATTtaaggaaggttaaaaaaaaaaaatactgtttacaTATGAGCACACTTTTAACAGCAAGCACATTTTGGTAACTGGGCAAAGCTACTCCCACCAGGACGTTacctggcccctgccctgggagcctCCAGTCATGTTGGGTTTAGCTATCTTGACATATATGTAACCCAATCTTGGCACACCCGAAAGCATTGTTACACAACTCTGGATACATAGTATTTGAGTGTATAGGCTGTGGTATCAGACCATTTAGGTTAAAATCCTAGCTGTCTGATCTTAGACAAGGGATTAAGCTGTCTCAAAGGCTCAGTTTCTACATCACGTTGAAAGATCAATAACAGCATCCTATGTCAGAGGCTTCTTGTAAAGATAAATGTAGTAATCCATTCTCAGTCACACAGAAGAACTCAAACATAAGACTAAGTTGTCAGATGAACACCAAAATACCACACTGAAATATCAAATCATCAAAGTCATGTACCTTCATCTTGAAATTGTATTTCATCTACTCTATTATTTCAGGGAAATATGAATTAGcttaagagaaaataattccACTAAAATGGTACAATAGTATAAAGTGGTATCTCTGAGGCATGTTCATTTCACCCTTGTTTCCCCAAACAATGTAGTTCTTGCTGTACACGTTGTAAAGTATTTGCGGATGTCAGGATTATCAATCAGGAGTATGAAACAAGAGGGACAATAACTGGATCAATACCTCTCCTTCGAAACCCTGCAAAATTATAAACTACAAGCTTCTCAAAAGAGCCCAGAAGCAATTTTTCTAAATGAAGTTTAGGAATTAAGTTAAAAATGGTTGGGATACTACATTTAGACTGTGGCTTTCATTTTCCCTATGTGGGAGATGCTGAGGGCACACAAATTTATACAATCGTTCAGCAATTTAAGATAtttgtgctaaatcgcttcagtcgtttcaGATTCtttccgaccctatggactgtagcccgccaggctcctctgtccatgggaattcttcaggcaagaatactggagtggattgccatttactccttcatagcatcttcctgacccagggatcgagaacccgggtctcttaggtctcctgcattgaaaaaCGAGTTCTAATTTAAGATATGAATGATATTAATTTCCGAAGGAAAAAAAAGCCGTCTGACAAAAATAACTTTTGACTACAGAGGATGGTTAAAATGGAGACTACTGAAAAATGCGGGACGTAAAAGTATTAAGAATGTCAAATAGATTTCTTAGTTTATAACAATAGGAGACCACTGTATACAAAATACGCAAATAGCTCCACTAAACATAAGAGTGAAAAGGTCATTTGAAGGGtcgatattttaaaagttaatccGCAAACTATAcgttgtaaaaaaaataaaaatcacacttAATAGTGTTTAGTGTTCGGTAATCGACGAGAAAGACAAATCGCAATCCGAAATCTTTTCCCTAGTAATATACACTCCCCTCCAGGGATCTCAACTAAGCCTCCAGTCCTCGGGCTCCCATCTCAACCCCCAATATCTCCTGGGTTCCTTCTCTTTCACGGCCTCCACCCTCACTCAAGGATGTCAGTAAGGTTCTAAATCTCCGATTGCTGCGTGCCCCAAAAGATAAAGCTGCTCTACTCGCCCAAGCAGGGCCGGCCTGAGGGGCGGGAGCGCGTCTCGGCAGCGCACGCGGGGCCGCTCAGGCCTTCAGGCCGCGGGCCGCCTGAGAGCGAGGGCGGGGGCACGGAGGAATACGGAATGTATGGGCATCTACGGGGGGGTGAAGTGTCCCTGAGCCGCACCAGCCCGGCCGCCCCGCCAACTCCGGTACCGAATCTGAACCGTGATCCTGCAGAAACTTGATAATGTCCTTCTTGGGCAGCTGCTCGCTGCGCAGCTGCTCCACGGTCCAGGCCCGCTGCGGAACGGCGGCCGCCATCTTCCCCCGCTGCCTCCGCTTTACTGAGCCGGCCCGCCTGGCTGCGGCATCGCCCCGCCCCAGGGGCGTGGCGCGAGTGCCACTCGGAGCTCGAGGGGGCGGGGCCACCGCGATACCCCGCAGGATTGGGGCCAGTGTTTGAGCGACGTCAAGGCTGTGCTCTGCGGGCTT is a window encoding:
- the FKBP3 gene encoding peptidyl-prolyl cis-trans isomerase FKBP3 isoform X3, which encodes MAAAVPQRAWTVEQLRSEQLPKKDIIKFLQDHGSDSFLAEHKLLGNIKNVAKTANKDHLVTAYNHLFESKRFKGTESISKVSEQVKNVKLNEDKPKETKSEETLDEGPPKYTKSVLKKGDKTNFPKKGDVVHCWYTGTLQDGTVFDTNIQTSSKKKKNAKPLSFKVGIGKVIRGWDEALLTMSKGEKARLEIEPEWAYGKKGQPDAKIPPNAKLIFEVELVDID
- the FKBP3 gene encoding peptidyl-prolyl cis-trans isomerase FKBP3 isoform X2, producing MAAAVPQRAWTVEQLRSEQLPKKDIIKFLQDHGSDSFLAEHKLLGNIKNVAKTANKDHLVTAYNHLFESKRFKGTESISKVSEQVKNVKLNEDKPKETKSEETLDEGPPKYTKSVLKKGDKTNFPKKGDVVHCWYTGTLQDGTVFDTNIQTSSKKKKNAKPLSFKVGIGKVIRGWDEALLTMSKGEKARLEIEPEWAYGKKGQPDAKYPFSLEFHQMQNLFLKWN
- the FKBP3 gene encoding peptidyl-prolyl cis-trans isomerase FKBP3 isoform X1; this translates as MAAAVPQRAWTVEQLRSEQLPKKDIIKFLQDHGSDSFLAEHKLLGNIKNVAKTANKDHLVTAYNHLFESKRFKGTESISKVSEQVKNVKLNEDKPKETKSEETLDEGPPKYTKSVLKKGDKTNFPKKGDVVHCWYTGTLQDGTVFDTNIQTSKSEIQMSKSKCNLIILAVRHAKHLCWQYLFFLAVTFFPEVFCICDLLILVRGFHFTTCWLHVNKDLLVIAEQKIKLSLIFINASNSGICILI
- the FKBP3 gene encoding peptidyl-prolyl cis-trans isomerase FKBP3 isoform X4; translated protein: MKYNFKMKFLAEHKLLGNIKNVAKTANKDHLVTAYNHLFESKRFKGTESISKVSEQVKNVKLNEDKPKETKSEETLDEGPPKYTKSVLKKGDKTNFPKKGDVVHCWYTGTLQDGTVFDTNIQTSKSEIQMSKSKCNLIILAVRHAKHLCWQYLFFLAVTFFPEVFCICDLLILVRGFHFTTCWLHVNKDLLVIAEQKIKLSLIFINASNSGICILI